One part of the Lotus japonicus ecotype B-129 chromosome 2, LjGifu_v1.2 genome encodes these proteins:
- the LOC130735992 gene encoding uncharacterized protein LOC130735992 has protein sequence MKTLAWNCRGLGNRRTVRALKELCTVQDPTCLFLMETKRKDHEMNRMRGSTGLQNIISVSCAGNGNRRAGGLALLWKNEVDVALLSTSSNHIDCLVSMEDGSLSYRATGIYGFPEQHRKHLTCELINTLAGLHPQPAWMVFGDFNLILREEEKYGGALPNLNFIALFQEALHRSNLSDMGFEGNKYTWRNNQDGADLIMARLDRCLVSPTWLDIFPHAKNVHLSHFASDHLPILIDTKPRQRGRGGNGRVIRFEECWLRDKECPDVLAGLWNEGGADPYTRATSCLVGLKRWAKHRFGNVPAEIKATKEELNGLQEGIHEEGVLATIKNLEDHLDDLLESEEIWWSQRSRAMWLQHGDKNSKFFHQKATQRKERNWVDSIQDDASICYEKEEEIALVMT, from the coding sequence ATGAAAACATTAGCATGGAACTGTCGCGGGCTTGGGAACCGGCGCACAGTTCGAGCTCTGAAAGAGCTTTGTACAGTTCAAGATCCCACATGTCTTTTCTTGATGGAAACAAAGAGAAAGGATCATGAAATGAATCGAATGCGTGGCTCAACGGGCTTGCAAAATATTATTTCTGTTAGTTGTGCAGGTAATGGGAACAGGAGGGCTGGTGGTTTGGCTTTGTTATGGAAAAATGAGGTGGATGTTGCTTTGTTATCTACTTCTTCTAATCACATAGATTGTCTTGTCTCTATGGAGGATGGATCCTTGTCTTACCGTGCTACTGGTATATACGGATTCCCTGAGCAGCATAGGAAGCACCTCACTTGTGAATTAATCAATACCTTAGCTGGACTTCATCCTCAACCAGCTTGGATGGTATTTGGTGACTTCAACTTAATCCTACGGGAGGAGGAGAAGTATGGAGGTGCTTTGCCAAACTTAAACTTCATAGCGTTGTTTCAAGAGGCCCTTCACAGGAGCAATTTGAGTGATATGGgatttgaaggaaataaatatacATGGAGGAATAATCAAGATGGTGCTGATTTAATCATGGCAAGACTGGATAGATGCCTTGTGTCTCCTACTTGGCTTGATATTTTTCCGCATGCAAAGAATGTCCATCTCTCCCACTTTGCTTCGGACCATCTTCCTATTCTAATTGATACGAAACCCCGGCAGCGTGGAAGGGGTGGGAATGGTCGTGTTATCAGGTTTGAGGAATGCTGGCTTAGGGATAAGGAATGCCCAGATGTGCTTGCTGGGCTATGGAATGAAGGGGGTGCTGACCCCTACACGAGAGCAACTTCTTGTTTGGTGGGATTAAAGCGTTGGGCAAAGCACCGATTTGGAAATGTTCCAGCGGAAATAAAAGCCACAAAGGAGGAGCTGAATGGTTTACAAGAAGGAATCCATGAGGAAGGTGTGCTGGCAACTATTAAAAATTTGGAGGATCATTTGGATGATTTATTAGAGAGTGAGGAGATTTGGTGGTCTCAAAGGTCAAGAGCAATGTGGCTACAACATGGGGATAAAAATTCCAAATTTTTCCACCAAAAAGCCACACAGCGGAAGGAACGGAATTGGGTAGATTCAATTCAGGATGATGCTAGTATTTGCTAtgaaaaggaagaagagatAGCTCTAGTTATGACATAA